In Myxocyprinus asiaticus isolate MX2 ecotype Aquarium Trade chromosome 32, UBuf_Myxa_2, whole genome shotgun sequence, one genomic interval encodes:
- the LOC127423023 gene encoding myosin regulatory light chain 2, skeletal muscle-like, which produces MVSAPKKAKRRQQAEGGSSNLFSMFEQSQIQEYKEAFTIIDQNRDGIISKDDLRDVLATMGQLNVKNEELEAMVKEASGPINFTVFLTMFGEKLKGADPEDVIVSAFKVLDPECTGTIKKEFLQELLSTQCDRFTADEMTNLWAAFPPDVAGNIDYKNICYVITHGEEKEE; this is translated from the exons ATGGTAAGT GCACCCAAGAAAGCCAAGAGGAGGCAGCAGGCGGAGGGCGGCAGCTCCAACTTGTTCTCCATGTTTGAGCAGAGCCAAATCCAGGAGTACAAGGAG GCTTTCACAATCATTGACCAGAACAGGGATGGTATCATCAGCAAGGACGATCTGAGAGACGTGCTGGCCACCATGGGTCAGCTGAATGTGAAGAATGAGGAGCTGGAAGCCATGGTCAAAGAGGCCAGCGGCCCCATCAACTTCACCGTCTTCCTCACCATGTTTGGAGAAAAGCTGAAGG GTGCTGATCCTGAGGACGTCATCGTAAGTGCTTTCAAAGTCCTGGATCCTGAGTGTACCGGCACCATCAAGAAGGAATT CCTTCAGGAGCTCCTGAGCACCCAGTGCGACAGGTTTACCGCCGACGAG ATGACCAACCTCTGGGCTGCCTTCCCTCCAGATGTGGCTGGCAACATAGACTACAAGAACATCTGCTATGTCATCACACACGGAGAGGAGAAAGAGGAATAA